The proteins below are encoded in one region of Amycolatopsis magusensis:
- the whiA gene encoding DNA-binding protein WhiA, which translates to MAMTASVKDELSRLEITKVGPRRSEVASLLRFAGGLHIVAGRVVVEAELDTGSVARRLRKEIHDLYGHLSDVHVISSSGLRKGTRYVVRVVKDGEGLARQTGLIDQRGRPVRGLPSAVVSGGVADAEAAWRGAFLAHGSLTEPGRSSSLEVTCPGPEAALALVGAARRMGIQAKSREVRGADRVVIRDGDAIGALLTRLGAHSSVLKWEERRMRREVRATANRLANFDDANLRRSARAAVAAAARVERALDILGDSAPDHLLAAGRLRLSNRQASLEELGQLSDPVMTKDAVAGRIRRLLAMADKKAREQGVPDTESAVTAEMLEEEEA; encoded by the coding sequence ATGGCGATGACCGCGTCGGTCAAGGACGAGCTGAGCCGGCTGGAGATCACCAAGGTCGGGCCGCGGCGGTCGGAGGTGGCCTCCCTGCTGCGGTTCGCCGGCGGCCTGCACATCGTCGCCGGCCGGGTCGTGGTCGAGGCCGAGCTGGACACCGGTTCGGTGGCGCGGCGCCTGCGCAAGGAGATCCACGACCTGTACGGGCACCTGTCCGACGTGCACGTGATCTCGTCCAGCGGGTTGCGCAAGGGCACCCGGTACGTGGTGCGCGTGGTCAAGGACGGCGAGGGACTGGCCCGGCAGACCGGGCTGATCGACCAGCGCGGCCGCCCGGTGCGCGGGCTGCCCTCGGCGGTGGTCTCCGGTGGCGTCGCCGACGCCGAAGCCGCGTGGCGCGGGGCTTTCCTGGCCCACGGCTCGCTGACCGAACCGGGGAGATCGTCCTCTTTGGAGGTCACCTGCCCCGGCCCGGAGGCGGCGCTGGCACTGGTCGGCGCGGCCCGGCGGATGGGCATCCAGGCGAAGTCGCGGGAGGTGCGCGGCGCGGACCGCGTGGTGATCCGCGACGGCGACGCGATCGGCGCGCTGCTGACCCGCCTCGGCGCGCATTCGAGCGTGCTGAAGTGGGAAGAACGGCGGATGCGCCGGGAGGTGCGGGCCACCGCGAACCGGCTGGCGAACTTCGACGACGCGAACCTGCGGCGCTCGGCGCGGGCCGCGGTGGCCGCCGCCGCGCGGGTGGAGCGCGCGCTGGACATCCTCGGCGACTCGGCGCCGGACCACCTGCTCGCCGCGGGCAGGCTCCGCCTGTCCAACCGGCAGGCCTCGCTGGAGGAACTGGGGCAGCTGTCCGATCCGGTGATGACCAAGGACGCGGTGGCCGGGCGGATCCGCCGCCTGCTCGCGATGGCCGACAAGAAGGCCCGCGAGCAGGGCGTGCCCGACACCGAATCGGCGGTCACCGCGGAGATGCTCGAGGAAGAAGAGGCCTGA
- a CDS encoding gluconeogenesis factor YvcK family protein, translating to MRAVALGGGHGLHATLTALRRITEDVTAVVTVADDGGSSGRLRRELGLLPPGDLRQALAALTATEDGGTLWAEVFQHRFGGSGALNGHAVGNLLLAGLFEVLGDPVAALDEAVHLVGASGRVLPMCPEPLEIEAEVTGLENGAVSRIRGQVAVASTPGQVKRITLRNPGRPSEPPAACTEAVDAVLGADAVFLGPGSWFTSVLPHLLVPGLHDALVATKATKVVILNLIPQPGETAGFSPERHLHVLFEHAPQLKVDVVVADRDWVPTPVRLRQAAAELGATAHLVSIADPDVAGRHDPDALAKCVREALGLADRGEQAEQEGQGRWR from the coding sequence TTGCGCGCTGTCGCGCTCGGTGGCGGGCACGGACTGCACGCCACCCTCACCGCGTTGCGGCGGATCACCGAGGACGTCACCGCGGTGGTCACCGTCGCGGACGACGGTGGTTCGTCGGGACGGCTGCGCCGGGAGCTGGGGCTGCTGCCGCCCGGCGATCTGCGGCAGGCGCTGGCCGCGCTGACCGCCACCGAGGACGGCGGCACCCTGTGGGCGGAGGTGTTCCAGCACCGCTTCGGCGGCAGCGGCGCGCTCAACGGCCACGCGGTGGGGAACCTGCTGCTGGCCGGGTTGTTCGAGGTGCTCGGCGATCCGGTCGCCGCGCTGGACGAGGCGGTCCACCTGGTCGGCGCGTCCGGTCGGGTGCTGCCGATGTGCCCGGAGCCACTGGAGATCGAGGCCGAGGTGACCGGGCTGGAGAACGGCGCGGTCAGCCGCATCCGCGGTCAGGTCGCGGTGGCCAGCACCCCCGGTCAGGTCAAGCGGATCACCCTGCGCAACCCCGGGCGCCCGTCGGAGCCCCCGGCGGCGTGCACCGAAGCGGTGGACGCCGTGCTCGGCGCGGACGCGGTGTTCCTCGGCCCGGGATCGTGGTTCACCAGCGTGCTGCCACACCTGCTGGTGCCCGGGTTGCACGACGCGCTCGTGGCGACGAAGGCGACCAAGGTGGTGATCCTCAACCTCATCCCGCAGCCGGGGGAGACGGCTGGCTTCTCACCCGAACGGCATCTGCACGTACTCTTCGAGCACGCGCCACAGCTGAAGGTGGACGTGGTGGTCGCCGACCGCGACTGGGTGCCCACCCCGGTCCGGTTGCGCCAGGCCGCCGCGGAACTGGGCGCGACAGCGCATCTGGTTTCGATCGCCGATCCCGACGTGGCGGGCAGGCACGACCCGGACGCGCTGGCGAAGTGCGTGCGAGAGGCACTCGGTCTGGCGGACCGGGGCGAACAGGCAGAGCAGGAGGGGCAGGGGCGATGGCGATGA
- the rapZ gene encoding RNase adapter RapZ gives MEVAVVSGLSGAGRSTAAKCLEDLGWFVVDNLPPELIATMVELGAQARGAITKVAVVMDVRSRAFTDDLASVIKDLDARGYKPRVLFLEATDAVLVRRFEAVRRGHPMQGDGRLADGITAERALLAPLREEADLVLETSALSVHELRAKIEDAFGSEASTQTRVTVLSFGYKYGLPMDADLVMDVRFLPNPFWIPELREHTGLDGEVRNYVLSQEGAEEFLDRYHQLLRLVGAGYKREGKRYLTLAVGCTGGKHRSVALSEELARRLSNEDGMAVKVVHRDLGRE, from the coding sequence ATGGAGGTGGCGGTGGTCAGCGGCCTGTCCGGGGCCGGGCGGAGCACCGCGGCGAAGTGCCTGGAGGACCTCGGCTGGTTCGTGGTGGACAACCTGCCGCCGGAGCTGATCGCCACCATGGTCGAGCTGGGCGCGCAGGCCCGCGGCGCGATCACGAAGGTCGCGGTGGTGATGGACGTGCGCTCGCGCGCCTTCACCGACGACCTCGCCTCGGTGATCAAGGACCTCGACGCCCGCGGCTACAAACCGAGGGTGCTCTTCCTCGAGGCCACCGACGCGGTGCTGGTGCGCCGGTTCGAGGCGGTCCGGCGCGGGCACCCGATGCAGGGCGACGGCAGGCTGGCCGACGGCATCACCGCCGAGCGCGCGCTGCTGGCGCCGCTGCGCGAGGAAGCCGACCTGGTGCTGGAGACCTCGGCGCTGTCGGTGCACGAGCTGCGCGCCAAGATCGAGGACGCGTTCGGCTCGGAGGCGAGCACGCAGACCAGGGTCACCGTGCTGTCCTTCGGCTACAAGTACGGCCTGCCGATGGACGCGGACCTGGTGATGGACGTGCGCTTCCTGCCGAACCCCTTCTGGATCCCGGAACTGCGCGAGCACACCGGCCTCGACGGCGAGGTGCGCAACTACGTGCTCAGCCAGGAGGGCGCCGAGGAGTTCCTCGACCGCTACCATCAGCTGCTGCGCCTGGTCGGAGCCGGCTACAAGCGCGAGGGCAAGCGGTACCTCACCCTCGCCGTCGGCTGCACCGGCGGCAAGCACCGCAGCGTCGCCCTGTCCGAGGAACTCGCGCGACGACTGTCCAATGAGGACGGGATGGCGGTCAAGGTCGTGCACCGCGACCTCGGCCGCGAGTAA
- a CDS encoding PPOX class F420-dependent oxidoreductase produces MREMSREEWWAFASEGTRTGKLAVVRANGAPHVTPIWFVLNEGPGYDELIFNTGRDSLKGKAFRRDPRFSLCVDDQRPPYSYLQFTAEATLREDLDEMLEWATRIGVRYMGEERGAAFGERNAVPGEYLVRAKITKVLAHADVAD; encoded by the coding sequence ATGCGTGAGATGAGCAGGGAAGAGTGGTGGGCGTTCGCGAGCGAAGGCACGCGGACGGGCAAGCTGGCGGTGGTGCGGGCGAACGGTGCACCCCACGTGACGCCGATCTGGTTCGTGCTCAACGAAGGGCCCGGCTACGACGAGCTGATCTTCAACACCGGGCGGGATTCGCTCAAGGGCAAGGCGTTCCGGCGCGACCCGCGGTTCTCGCTGTGCGTCGACGACCAGCGCCCGCCGTACTCCTACCTGCAGTTCACCGCGGAAGCCACACTGCGCGAGGACCTCGACGAGATGCTGGAGTGGGCCACCAGGATCGGCGTCCGGTACATGGGCGAGGAGCGGGGCGCGGCCTTCGGCGAGCGGAACGCCGTGCCCGGCGAATACCTCGTCCGGGCGAAGATCACCAAGGTGCTCGCCCACGCCGACGTCGCCGACTGA